Proteins from a single region of Streptomyces spinoverrucosus:
- a CDS encoding DUF5326 family protein — protein MREIFAGLPWWVKWIAVPVIALVVFGGVIASVVGFVIGLLFKLLVFVALVGGLIYVVRKFTTNSSSRGDW, from the coding sequence ATGCGAGAGATCTTCGCGGGTCTGCCGTGGTGGGTGAAGTGGATCGCGGTGCCGGTCATCGCCCTGGTCGTGTTCGGCGGCGTGATAGCCAGCGTCGTGGGCTTCGTGATCGGGCTGCTGTTCAAGCTGCTGGTCTTCGTGGCCCTGGTCGGTGGACTCATCTATGTCGTACGGAAGTTCACGACGAACTCCTCGTCGCGTGGCGACTGGTGA
- a CDS encoding SsgA family sporulation/cell division regulator — translation MRESVQAEVMMSFLVSEELSFRIPVELRYETCDPYAVRLTFHLPGDAPVTWAFGRELLIDGVGRPCGEGDVRVSPVEPESLGDVLIRLQVGNDQALFRSSTAPLVAFLDRTDKLVPLGQEGSLADFDAHLDEALDRILAEEQSAG, via the coding sequence ATGCGCGAGTCCGTACAGGCAGAGGTCATGATGAGCTTTCTCGTCTCCGAGGAGCTCTCCTTCCGCATCCCTGTGGAGCTGCGCTACGAAACGTGTGATCCCTACGCCGTGCGGCTGACCTTCCATCTGCCCGGTGATGCCCCGGTGACCTGGGCCTTCGGCAGGGAGCTGCTGATCGACGGGGTCGGGCGGCCGTGCGGGGAGGGCGATGTGCGGGTTTCGCCGGTCGAACCGGAGTCGCTCGGCGACGTCCTGATCCGGCTTCAGGTCGGCAACGACCAGGCGTTGTTCCGCTCCTCCACGGCTCCGCTGGTCGCCTTCCTCGACCGCACGGACAAGCTCGTGCCGTTGGGCCAGGAGGGTTCCCTCGCCGACTTCGACGCACACCTCGACGAGGCGCTGGACCGGATTCTGGCGGAGGAGCAGAGCGCCGGGTGA
- a CDS encoding low molecular weight protein-tyrosine-phosphatase — translation MTYRVCFVCTGNICRSPMAESVFRARVAEAGLDGLVEVDSAGTGGWHEGDPADPRTVAVLRGHDYDTEHIARQFQPSWFSRLDLVIALDSGHLKALRRLAPTEEEAAKVRLLRSYDPAAGDDLDVPDPYYGGREGFEECLEMVEAASAGLLAAVREHVEGRAA, via the coding sequence ATGACCTACCGCGTCTGCTTCGTCTGCACCGGCAACATCTGCCGCTCCCCGATGGCCGAATCCGTCTTCCGCGCCCGGGTGGCCGAGGCCGGGCTGGACGGCCTCGTCGAAGTCGACAGCGCGGGCACGGGCGGCTGGCACGAAGGCGATCCGGCCGACCCACGCACCGTCGCCGTACTGCGGGGGCACGACTACGACACCGAACACATCGCACGGCAGTTCCAGCCGTCGTGGTTCTCCCGGCTCGACCTCGTCATCGCGCTCGACTCCGGGCACCTGAAGGCGCTGCGCCGCCTCGCGCCCACCGAGGAGGAGGCGGCGAAGGTGCGCCTGCTGCGTTCCTACGATCCCGCCGCGGGCGACGACCTCGACGTCCCGGACCCCTACTACGGGGGCCGGGAGGGCTTCGAGGAGTGCCTTGAGATGGTGGAGGCGGCGAGTGCGGGACTGCTCGCCGCGGTACGCGAGCACGTGGAAGGACGGGCGGCATGA
- a CDS encoding IclR family transcriptional regulator has protein sequence MQRAMRLLEAVAEHQHGAPAKQLARETGLALPTTYHLLRTLVHESYLRREKGLFFLGEAAERLASSGAQQKRRSTVNETLARWRDSIGVPVYYAIYRDGEIEVMCVSDTPGNPAVEEWADFRETGHAHAIGQCLLSQLNENTRRDHLDRYPVQSITPYTVRDSRTLLRRLERTSRMEPVTERQEYALGTVCAAIPITVGDTAGTMAISLPSHQVDRLLPAARQLQSEVGRALGSLAISISI, from the coding sequence GTGCAGCGCGCCATGCGCCTGCTGGAGGCCGTCGCCGAGCATCAGCACGGCGCACCCGCGAAGCAACTGGCCCGCGAGACCGGCCTCGCCCTCCCCACGACGTACCACCTGCTGCGCACCCTGGTGCACGAGAGCTACCTGCGCCGGGAGAAAGGACTGTTCTTCCTCGGCGAGGCGGCCGAGCGGTTGGCCAGCAGCGGAGCCCAGCAGAAACGTCGCAGCACGGTCAACGAGACCCTCGCACGCTGGCGGGACTCCATCGGCGTGCCCGTGTACTACGCGATCTACCGCGACGGCGAGATCGAGGTCATGTGCGTCTCCGACACCCCGGGCAATCCGGCGGTGGAGGAGTGGGCCGACTTCCGCGAGACCGGCCACGCGCACGCCATCGGCCAGTGCCTGCTGTCCCAGCTGAACGAGAACACCCGCCGGGACCACCTCGACCGCTATCCCGTGCAGTCGATCACCCCGTACACCGTCCGCGACAGCCGCACGCTGCTGCGACGACTCGAACGAACGAGCCGGATGGAACCGGTGACCGAGCGCCAGGAGTACGCGCTCGGGACGGTGTGTGCGGCCATTCCGATCACTGTGGGTGACACCGCGGGAACGATGGCCATCTCGCTTCCCAGCCACCAAGTGGACCGCCTGCTGCCCGCAGCCCGGCAATTGCAGAGCGAGGTGGGTCGTGCGCTGGGGTCACTCGCGATCTCTATCAGTATCTGA
- a CDS encoding phage holin family protein, producing the protein MMNFVVKTIANAGALAVAVWLLDKITLTGDSTGKKVGTLLVVALIFGLVNFLVKPIVNLLSLPLLILTLGLFTLVVNALMLLLTSWLADQFDLSFHVEGFWTAVLGGLIISIVSWALNVVLPDRD; encoded by the coding sequence ATGATGAATTTCGTAGTCAAGACGATCGCCAACGCGGGCGCCCTGGCGGTCGCCGTATGGCTGCTCGACAAGATCACCCTGACCGGGGACAGCACCGGGAAGAAGGTCGGCACGCTGCTCGTGGTCGCGTTGATCTTCGGCCTGGTGAACTTCCTGGTCAAGCCGATCGTGAACCTGCTGAGCCTGCCGCTGCTCATTCTCACGCTCGGCCTGTTCACCCTGGTCGTCAACGCGCTGATGCTGCTGCTGACCTCGTGGCTCGCCGACCAGTTCGACCTGAGTTTCCATGTCGAGGGCTTCTGGACGGCCGTCCTGGGCGGCCTGATCATCTCGATCGTCTCCTGGGCGCTCAACGTCGTCCTCCCGGACCGGGACTGA
- a CDS encoding NUDIX domain-containing protein, with amino-acid sequence MTVRPVVKRTARAVLLDGDDLILIKRTKPGVDPYWVTPGGGVDPDDPTVVHALHREVYEELGAKITDVVPCFVDTVEHIGEDGGATGVKVQHFFVCRLESMDPSLRHGPEVDDPTGEYEIVRVPFTRVGIASVHLVPLSLRHYLDGNIEGVRAMHAPDLG; translated from the coding sequence ATGACCGTCCGACCCGTGGTCAAGCGCACCGCCCGCGCCGTTCTCCTGGACGGTGACGACCTGATCCTGATCAAGCGCACCAAGCCCGGTGTCGATCCCTACTGGGTCACTCCCGGTGGCGGGGTCGACCCCGATGACCCCACCGTCGTCCACGCCCTGCATCGCGAGGTGTACGAGGAGCTGGGCGCCAAGATCACCGATGTCGTGCCGTGTTTCGTTGACACCGTCGAGCACATCGGCGAGGACGGCGGCGCGACCGGCGTGAAGGTTCAGCACTTCTTCGTCTGCCGGCTCGAGTCCATGGATCCGTCCCTGCGGCATGGTCCCGAGGTCGACGACCCCACCGGCGAGTACGAGATCGTACGAGTGCCGTTCACCCGCGTCGGGATCGCCTCCGTGCATCTCGTACCGCTGTCGCTGCGGCACTACCTCGACGGAAACATCGAGGGCGTACGGGCCATGCACGCGCCCGATCTGGGCTGA
- a CDS encoding cystathionine gamma-lyase translates to MSDSADGTGAEGGVGEGTRAVRAGLPEPVKHEPTLPGPVFAAHFHLPGEPTGPYTYGRDENPTWTHLERAIGELEAPGRGGVETLVFASGMAAISSVLFSQLRAGDAVVLPSDGYQVLPLVRAQLEAYGIEVRTAPTGGDAQLDVLDGAKLLWIETPSNPGLDVCDIRRLAEAAHARGALVAVDNTLATPLGQRPLELGADFSVASGTKQLTGHGDILLGYVVGRDAEAMAAVRRWRKIVGAIPGPMEAWLAHRSIATLQLRVERQNVGALAVAEALRDWHEDLGVRYPGLMSDPSYKIASQQMHGYGCVVSFTLPTRARADRFLDALRLVDDATSFGGVRSTAERRGRWGGDAVPEGFIRLSVGAEDTKDLVADVLRALDESAQ, encoded by the coding sequence ATGAGCGATTCTGCAGACGGTACGGGCGCGGAGGGGGGCGTCGGCGAGGGCACGCGCGCGGTGCGGGCGGGGCTGCCCGAGCCGGTGAAGCACGAGCCGACCCTGCCCGGTCCGGTCTTCGCCGCCCACTTCCATCTGCCGGGCGAGCCCACGGGACCGTACACCTACGGCCGCGACGAGAACCCGACCTGGACGCATCTGGAGCGGGCGATCGGCGAGCTGGAGGCACCCGGGCGGGGCGGCGTCGAGACGCTCGTGTTCGCCTCCGGGATGGCCGCCATCTCGTCCGTGCTCTTCTCGCAGCTGCGCGCGGGGGACGCGGTCGTACTGCCCAGCGACGGCTACCAGGTGCTGCCGCTGGTGCGCGCACAGCTGGAGGCGTACGGCATCGAGGTGCGCACCGCGCCGACCGGCGGCGACGCCCAGCTCGACGTCCTCGACGGCGCGAAGCTGCTGTGGATCGAGACCCCGTCGAACCCGGGACTCGACGTGTGCGACATCCGGCGGCTCGCCGAGGCGGCACACGCGCGCGGGGCCCTGGTCGCCGTCGACAACACGCTCGCCACACCGCTCGGGCAGCGCCCGCTGGAGCTCGGCGCGGACTTCTCCGTGGCCAGCGGCACCAAGCAGCTCACCGGGCACGGAGACATCCTCCTGGGGTACGTCGTCGGCCGCGACGCCGAAGCCATGGCCGCCGTACGTCGCTGGCGCAAGATCGTCGGGGCGATCCCGGGCCCGATGGAGGCCTGGCTCGCTCATCGGTCGATCGCCACACTCCAGCTGCGCGTCGAGCGGCAGAACGTCGGCGCCCTGGCGGTGGCCGAGGCGCTGCGCGACTGGCACGAGGATCTCGGGGTGCGCTACCCGGGGCTGATGAGCGACCCGTCGTACAAGATCGCCTCGCAGCAGATGCACGGCTATGGGTGCGTGGTGTCGTTCACGCTGCCCACGCGTGCGCGTGCGGACCGATTCCTCGACGCGCTGCGGCTCGTGGACGACGCGACGAGCTTCGGCGGGGTGCGCTCCACCGCCGAGCGGCGCGGGCGCTGGGGAGGGGACGCGGTGCCGGAGGGCTTCATCCGACTGTCGGTCGGTGCCGAGGACACCAAGGACCTGGTGGCGGATGTGCTGCGCGCCCTGGACGAGTCGGCGCAGTGA
- a CDS encoding cupin domain-containing protein gives MKAFRLDELEAERAANEGAYLQFLRERNMSVGLYALNAGEHDPQKPHNQDEVYFVVSGRAAITVGMETTEVARGSVVYVPAGVAHKFHHISEDLRVLVVFSPPEN, from the coding sequence ATGAAGGCATTCCGGCTGGACGAACTGGAGGCGGAGCGCGCCGCCAACGAGGGGGCCTACCTGCAGTTTCTGCGCGAGCGGAACATGTCGGTCGGTCTGTACGCGCTCAACGCGGGCGAGCACGATCCGCAGAAACCGCACAACCAGGACGAGGTCTACTTCGTCGTGAGCGGCCGTGCCGCGATCACCGTCGGCATGGAGACCACCGAGGTGGCCCGCGGCAGCGTGGTGTACGTCCCGGCCGGGGTGGCTCACAAGTTCCACCACATCAGCGAGGACCTGCGGGTGCTCGTGGTGTTCTCTCCGCCCGAGAACTGA
- a CDS encoding LysR family transcriptional regulator, with translation MDLALLRTFVTVHRAGSFTRAAALLGLSQPAVTSQIRTLERQLGRPLFLRQARGVTPTTMGDELAHKAAPHLDALVEIAESGLDDDSSLRTLHLAGPPEFTAERALPALVELTGEDGQGFALRASFGNAEETLEGLAAGHHDLTISTARPRGALLTATPLCDEEHVLVAAPRWAEEIDAGTLRHKGAPALENLPVVEVHESLPFVARYWASVFDSRPAASGIVIVPDLRAVLACTVAGAGLAVLPRYLCAPALERGEVVALHEPTVPPLRTYFLVVRTGTLAMPHIARAHEWLQRAAADWC, from the coding sequence ATGGATCTGGCCTTGCTGCGCACGTTCGTGACCGTGCACCGGGCCGGCTCCTTCACCCGCGCCGCCGCCCTGCTGGGCCTCTCCCAGCCGGCCGTGACCTCACAGATCCGCACGCTCGAACGGCAGCTGGGCCGCCCCCTGTTCCTGCGGCAGGCGCGTGGCGTGACGCCGACGACCATGGGCGACGAACTCGCGCACAAGGCCGCTCCGCATCTGGACGCACTGGTGGAGATCGCCGAGAGCGGGCTCGACGACGACTCCTCCTTACGCACGCTGCATCTGGCCGGACCTCCGGAGTTCACCGCCGAGCGGGCGCTGCCCGCGCTCGTGGAGCTGACCGGGGAGGACGGCCAGGGGTTCGCCCTGCGTGCCTCCTTCGGCAACGCCGAGGAGACGCTGGAGGGGCTGGCCGCCGGGCATCATGATCTGACCATCAGCACGGCCCGCCCACGCGGCGCCCTGCTCACCGCGACTCCGCTCTGCGACGAGGAGCATGTCCTGGTCGCCGCCCCGCGCTGGGCGGAGGAGATCGACGCCGGGACGCTGCGCCACAAGGGCGCGCCCGCCCTGGAGAACCTCCCCGTCGTCGAGGTGCACGAGTCGTTGCCCTTCGTCGCCCGCTACTGGGCCTCCGTCTTCGACTCCCGCCCGGCCGCGTCCGGCATCGTCATCGTCCCCGATCTGCGCGCCGTCCTGGCCTGCACGGTCGCGGGCGCGGGGCTCGCGGTGCTGCCCCGCTATCTGTGCGCGCCCGCCCTGGAGCGCGGTGAAGTGGTCGCCCTGCACGAGCCGACGGTGCCGCCGCTACGGACGTACTTCCTGGTGGTGCGCACCGGAACGCTCGCCATGCCGCATATCGCGCGGGCACACGAGTGGCTGCAGCGGGCGGCCGCCGACTGGTGCTGA